In Pangasianodon hypophthalmus isolate fPanHyp1 chromosome 3, fPanHyp1.pri, whole genome shotgun sequence, a single genomic region encodes these proteins:
- the LOC113541868 gene encoding CD276 antigen: MRVKSRRISAPTLSLHLLLLLVLDGVSSYTEFEISVPTRVQMAVYGEAVLLSCTFPVSGSWDAGSSVITWQRHLEVVHSFFHGRDQLQYQSPRYANRTSLFHQEMNKGNASLRLDRTTLEDAGEYTCSISTQLGSQMKSFGLKVAAFYTEPRLHISMLNDGHVEVRVTSEGGYPSPSLQWLMGNESDITNVTHTQLRQDQHTRLYSVNSKLNLSGTVNSSITFFMKNPDLGQEIRRNIDLLSENGGFEQSERRALFIGLSIVGVSLLALIILVIIIILRHRKMKKYNSRNTSETNIESSAASTHQTETEKSSTDAAESITETLLKIPEEMVRLER; this comes from the exons ATGAGAGTTAAATCTAGGAGGATTTCAGCAccgactctctctctccatcttcttcttcttcttgtgctGGATGGAGTTTCCTCTTACA CTGAGTTTGAGATCTCGGTACCCACTCGTGTACAGATGGCTGTGTACGGCGAGGCGGTGCTTCTGTCCTGCACGTTCCCAGTGAGCGGCTCGTGGGACGCAGGCAGCAGCGTGATCACGTGGCAGCGCCACCTAGAGGTGGTCCACAGTTTCTTCCACGGCCGAGACCAGCTGCAGTACCAGAGCCCGAGATACGCCAACCGCACCAGCCTGTTCCACCAGGAGATGAACAAGGGGAACGCATCGCTCAGGCTGGACCGTACCACTCTGGAGGATGCGGGGGAGTACACCTGCTCCATCAGCACTCAGCTGGGCAGCCAGATGAAGAGCTTCGGCCTCAAAGTAGCAG CGTTCTACACCGAGCCTCGTCTGCACATCTCCATGCTGAACGACGGCCACGTGGAGGTGCGGGTGACCTCAGAGGGCGGGTACCCCTCCCCCtcgctgcagtggctgatgggtaaCGAGAGCGACATCACCAACGTCACACACACGCAGCTGAGGCAGGACCAACACACACGTCTGTACAGCGTGAACAGTAAACTGAACCTGAGCGGCACCGTCAACTCCTCCATCACCTTCTTCATGAAGAACCCAGATCTGGGCCAGGAGATCAGGAGGAACATCGACCTCCTCTCAG aaaatGGAGGATTTGAGCAGAGCGAACGGCGAGCACTATTCATCGGACTTTCCATTGTTGGAGTTTCGTTACTAGCGCTGATCattttagtaattattattatccttcGACACCGGAAGATGAAGAAATATAACTCCCGAAATACTTCCGAGACTAATATAGAGTCATCAGCAGCTTCGACCCatcagacagaaacagagaaatctTCAACAGATGCAGCTGAGAGTATTACAGAAACTCTGTTAAAGATCCCAGAAGAGATGGTTAGATTAGAGCGATAA